A region from the Palaemon carinicauda isolate YSFRI2023 chromosome 16, ASM3689809v2, whole genome shotgun sequence genome encodes:
- the LOC137655135 gene encoding piggyBac transposable element-derived protein 4-like: MASKKYSLGTDAINQLLEQLDRDVEDGLELDDVSDEEYLDVRKLEHEVREEGDKEDDPEIIALGNGDGEDDDDEGEVVGVGGSASVVVTASTTTTTSPMPSTSSGHPAAPVGRLTPVEERSRKRRRGELQPARGTPITQIQSESVQGRDGTVWHKNPNPTLPHILTPRIEPGSPTSVTLGAKKMSDIFSLFLDDRMLAEIVLHSNERLALLRSNYHQKGNIALRDIDLRELKAFIGILIMSAVRCDNHTPTCDMWNLTEGNPLYRCTMNERRFTLLVRVLRFDDSATRAERVKKDRLAPIRKVFDHVVANCRSNYSPGPHLTVDEQLVPFRGRCPFKMYIPNKPAKYGIKLVLACDADSHYMCNAIAYLGKDTVKIPRGATLGEVFTSDLVAPFQRSGRTVTMDNFFTTLPLALSLADKDMHLCGTIRQKPYIPKELMEKVLPPKDSVAEFNYEHNLTLQCQQISRTKKVMLLSSLHHDPSEVEKRKTDIQMFYNATKGGVDTFDQMCSISNCARKSRRWPMSLFYGILNIIMVNSYILYTLMPFSKTMPRRTFLKEIATELCYPQAIHRYHTSRKLSKGLRQLMVDTFKIPEAEPRLQIACGHIKLPRRIRCHSCPPKDDRKTNTACFRCRSPVCLTHQTVLCPGCTSEL, translated from the exons atggcaaGCAAGAAATATTCCTTGGGCACCGATGCCATCAATCAACTATTAGAACAGCTTGATCGTGATGTTGAGGATGGTCTGGAGCTAGATGACGTCAGTGACGAGGAGTATTTGGATGTGAGGAAGTTGGAGCATGAGGTGAGGGAGGAAGGAGATAAGGAAGATGATCCGGAAATTATCGCCTTAGGGAATGGGGATGGCGAAGATGATGACGATGAGGGGGAGGTAGTGGGGGTTGGGGGTTCTGCTTCTGTTGTTGTGACAgccagcacaacaacaacaacttcccctaTGCCATCAACCTCAAGTGGGCATCCCGCAGCACCGGTAGGTCGCCTCACCCCAGTGGAGgagaggagcaggaagaggagaaggggtgAACTACAGCCAGCCAGGGGGACTCCTATCACCCAGATACAATCTGAATCCGTTCAAGGTCGTGATGGTACTGTCTGGCATAAAAACCctaatcccaccctcccccatatactcacaccaaggattgagcctggaaGTCCCACCTCTGTCACGTTGGGCGCGAAGAAaatgtccgacattttctcgctctttttggaCGACCGCATGTTAGCCGAGATTGTTctgcattctaatgaacgccttgccctttTGAGAAGTAATTACCATCAAAAGGGCAACATTGCCCttagggacattgacctgagggaactgaaggcattTATTGGAATTCTAATAATGTCGGCAGTGCGGTGTGACAACCATACACCCACTTgtgacatgtggaacctcacagagggaaatcctttgtatagGTGTACGATGAACGAGCGACGTTTTACCCTGTTGGTGAGAGttcttcgcttcgatgattcggccaccagagcagAGAGGGTGAAAAAGGATCGCCTCGCTCCCATTAGGAAAGTCTTCGATCACGTGGTGgccaattgtcgaagcaattatagcccCGGGCCCCATCTCACTgttgatgaacagcttgtcccttttcggggtcgctgtccattcaagatgtatatTCCAAACAAACCAGCTaa gtatggtatcaagcttgtattggcgtgtgatgccgattcccattacatgtgtaatgcgattgcctatTTGGGGAAGGACACGGTCAAGATACCAAGAGGagcgacgcttggagaagtttttacgtctgatcttgtggcaccttttcagcgaagtggccgcacagtgacgatgGATAACTtcttcacgacgctaccgctcgccTTGTCACTCgcggataaggacatgcatttgtgtggcaccattcgccaaaagccttatattcctaaggaacttatggagaaggtgcttcccccaaaggactcagtggcagagtttaattacgaacacaatctaactctacagtgtcagcaaattagtaggactaagaaagtgatgctgttgagttccctgcatcatgatccgtccgaggtcgaaaaaaggaagacggacattcagatgttttataatgcgaccaagggaggtgtagatacattcgaccagatgtgttctatatCTAATTGTgctcgtaagtcacgacgctggcctatgAGTCTCTtctacgggatattgaatataataatggtcaattcttatattctctatacgctcATGCCCTTCTCCAAGACAATGCCAAGGCGAACCTTCCTAAAGGAGATCGCCACCGAGTTGTGTtatccccaggcaatacatcggtatcacACGTCACGCAAGTTGTCAAAGGGACTCCGTCAACTCATGGTGGATACCTTCAAGATTCCTGAGGCGGAACCAAGACTTCAAATTGCCTGTGGCCACATCAAGCTTCCTagaaggattcgctgtcacagctgcccacctaaggacgaccgcaagacaaacactgcgtgttTCCGCTGCAGGAGTCCTGTCTGCCTGACGCATCAAACTGTCTTGTGTCCAGGGTGTACCTCAGAGTTAtag